From Acipenser ruthenus chromosome 2, fAciRut3.2 maternal haplotype, whole genome shotgun sequence, a single genomic window includes:
- the LOC117408499 gene encoding glutathione S-transferase P-like, protein MPAYIITYFAVRGRCETMRMLLADQGQEWKENEVTFDMWKKGDLKATCVFGQLPKFEDGDFTLYQSNAILRYLARAHGLYGKDDKQAALIDMMNDSCEDLRLKYARMIYQDYENGKAKYIEALPGDLSKFEKILSDNKGGFLVGGQISYADYHLLDLLLNHQVLSPGYLDLFPALKSYVARLSARPKIKAFLESDAHKSRPINGNGKQ, encoded by the exons A tgccgGCATACATCATTACATACTTTGCTGTGAGAG GGCGCTGTGAGACAATGAGGATGTTACTGGCTGACCAGGGTCAGGAATGGAAAGAGAATGAAGTCACTTTTGATATGTGGAAGAAGGGAGACCTTAAAGCAACATGT gTATTTGGCCAGTTGCCGAAATTTGAAGATGGTGACTTCACACTTTACCAGTCCAATGCCATTCTGCGCTACTTGGCGCGAGCCCATG GACTTTATGGAAAAGATGACAAGCAGGCAGCTCTGATTGATATGATGAATGACTCTTGTGAAGACCTCAGACTTAAATATGCTAGAATGATATACCAGGATTAT GAAAATGGTAAAGCCAAGTATATTGAGGCCCTGCCCGGTGATCTGTCTAAGTTTGAGAAGATTCTTTCTGACAACAAAGGCGGCTTTCTAGTAGGAGGCCAG ATTTCATATGCCGACTACCACCTCCTGGACCTGCTGCTAAATCACCAGGTCCTGTCGCCTGGATATCTCGACTTGTTCCCGGCTCTCAAGAGCTATGTGGCGCGCCTGTCTGCCCGTCCCAAAATTAAAGCCTTCCTTGAGTCTGATGCACACAAGAGCCGCCCAATCAACGGCAATGGAAAACAGTGA
- the pomk gene encoding protein O-mannose kinase, which yields MAKADRSRREIPIVLVCLGALLCGNILFYLYVDSLYQRSHQQEHFHHMCPHGHFKMGAMKNCSPWLQCDAVRKEVRKLKGIGQGAVKQVFLSEWKGHKVALSKLTGHDFQEDFLHGLEMIKALQSKYVVTLVGFCVEDNTVVTEYQPLGSLMNLNAVLNLVKYQSLNTWHNRFRLAMEYVAIVNFLHSSPMGTRVMCDSNDLGKTLSQYLLTSDFHLVANDLDALPLVDRNANLLIKCGHRELLGEFVAPEQLWPHAKEMPFTDTLMPAYDEKTDTWKIPSVVDFLLGQVEGSDVVRFHLFDIHRECKKKNSVERPSVQTVLNVYKTVYATLIKENTTPGTRDML from the exons ATGGCCAAAGCAGACCGTTCTCGAAGGGAGATCCCCATAGTACTGGTGTGCCTTGGGGCTCTGTTATGTGGGAACATTCTGTTCTACCTGTATGTGGATTCTTTGTATCAAAGAAGTCACCAGCAGGAACACTTTCACCACATGTGCCCTCATGGTCACTTCAAAATGGGAGCCATGAAGAACTGCTCCCCCTGGCTGCAGTGTGACGCTGTAAGAAAGGAAGTTAGGAAACTGAAGGGGATTGGTCAAGGGGCTGTCAAGCAG GTCTTTCTTTCCGAGTGGAAGGGCCACAAGGTTGCTCTTTCTAAGCTTACTGGTCATGATTTCCAGGAGGACTTTCTGCATGGACTGGAGATGATTAAAGCTCTGCAGAGCAAATACGTAGTCACCCTTGTAGGATTCTGTGTGGAAGATAACACAGTTGTTACAGAGTACCAACCACTGGGCTCACTAATGAATCTCAATGCAGTGTTAAACCTTGTGAAGTACCAAAGCCTAAACACTTGGCATAACCGATTCCGACTGGCCATGGAGTATGTGGCCATCGTGAACTTTCTCCACAGCAGCCCAATGGGCACTCGTGTAATGTGTGACTCAAATGACCTTGGCAAGACCTTGTCTCAGTATTTGTTAACCAGCGACTTCCACCTTGTGGCAAATGACTTGGACGCCCTCCCTCTAGTTGACAGAAACGCCAACTTGCTAATAAAATGTGGCCATCGGGAACTGCTGGGAGAATTTGTGGCACCTGAGCAGCTGTGGCCTCATGCTAAGGAAATGCCGTTTACAGACACACTGATGCCTGCCTACGATGAGAAAACAGACACATGGAAAATCCCTAGTGTGGTTGACTTCCTCCTGGGGCAAGTAGAAGGGAGCGATGTTGTCCGCTTTCACCTGTTCGACATTCACAgagaatgtaaaaagaaaaattcagTGGAAAGGCCTTCGGTTCagactgttttaaatgtgtacaaaACTGTATATGCAACCTTGATAAAAGAGAATACTACACCTGGCACAAGAGACATGTTGTGA
- the rpia gene encoding ribose-5-phosphate isomerase has protein sequence MFQVRLPGVEKPNVGEGWVMSLLKVICSTFPASFIEAAVKGPQSVLNYKNISGRHVVYCRRYNNQTAMAEEAKKLAGYAAVDNHVQDNQAVGVGSGSTIVYAVDRLAERVKQENLNIVCVPTSFQARQLILEHGLTLSDLDRHPELDVAIDGADEVDSELNLIKGGGGCLTQEKIVAGCAKRFIVIADYRKDSKALGEQWKKGVPIEVIPMAYVPVTRTIARRFGGVVVLRMAVSKAGPVVTDNGNFILDWKFDQVHDWKSVNTAIKMIPGVVETGLFVEMAERVYFGMEDGTVGVRDKPQH, from the exons ATGTTTCAAGTAAGACTTCCTGGAGTAGAGAAACCCAACGTGGGTGAGGGGTGGGTTATGAGTCTGCTAAAGGTTATTTGTTCGACTTTTCCAGCGAGCTTTATTGAAGCAGCGGTGAAAGGACCGCAGAGCGTGCTGAACTACAAGAACATTTCTGGGAGACACGTGGTTTACTGCAGGAGGTACAACAACCAGACGGCGATGGCAGAAGAGGCTAAGAAACTGGCAGGGTACGCCGCTGTGGACAATCATGTTCAG GATAACCAGGCTGTAGGGGTCGGGAGTGGTTCCACCATAGTCTATGCTGTGGACAGGCTTG CGGAAAGAGTTAAACAGGAGAACCTGAACATTGTGTGTGTCCCCACATCATTTCAG GCTCGTCAGCTGATTCTAGAGCATGGATTAACCCTTAGTGACCTGGACAGGCACCCTGAG CTTGACGTGGCTATCGACGGGGCAGATGAGGTGGACTCAGAGCTGAACCTCATCAAGGGTGGTGG GGGCTGCTTGACTCAGGAAAAGATTGTAGCCGGATGTGCCAAACGTTTCATTGTGATTGCTGACTACAG AAAGGATTCCAAAGCCCTAGGGGAGCAGTGGAAGAAAGGGGTCCCAATTGAAGTGATTCCGATGGCCTACGTCCCTGTTACGCGGACGATAGCCCGCAGGTTTGGAGGAGTGGTTGTGCTCAGGATGGCTGTCAGTAAAGCT GGTCCAGTGGTGACTGATAACGGTAACTTCATATTGGACTGGAAGTTTGATCAAGTCCATGACTGGAAATCGGTGAACACAGCCATAAAGATGATCCCAG GGGTGGTGGAGACTGGGCTGTTTGTCGAGATGGCGGAGAGAGTTTATTTTGGAATGGAAGACGGGACTGTGGGCGTACGTGACAAACCTCAGCACTGA